In Propionimicrobium sp. PCR01-08-3, one DNA window encodes the following:
- a CDS encoding Bax inhibitor-1/YccA family protein, with protein MQSSNPVLTGRNSFTYFNPNQQGGYATDAYGYQTANGYTPQPQQVTGRMTIDDVITKTAILMLTLVAAAGVSWILLPATMLYPVAIAGSLVAFVTVFIVSMRHKVSVPGVFAYAIIEGLMLGAWSKIFESLYPGLVLQAVIGTFIAAFVVLGAYQFLGARVRGRIAKIVTVSIIAYAVMSLINLMLIFAGVNLGWAAIGASAGPLSWISAGLGVVLAAASLLMDFDAIEQGVRTGAPDSESWRGAFGLLVTMVWLYTTLLRILSFFRN; from the coding sequence GTGCAGAGCAGTAATCCCGTTTTGACAGGCCGCAATTCGTTTACGTACTTCAACCCGAATCAGCAAGGCGGCTACGCCACCGACGCCTACGGGTACCAGACCGCGAACGGCTACACCCCCCAGCCTCAGCAGGTGACCGGCCGGATGACCATCGATGATGTCATCACGAAGACCGCCATCTTGATGTTGACGCTCGTCGCCGCCGCCGGCGTGTCATGGATCTTGCTGCCGGCAACCATGCTGTATCCGGTGGCGATCGCCGGCTCGCTGGTCGCCTTCGTGACCGTCTTCATCGTGTCGATGCGCCACAAGGTGTCGGTGCCAGGAGTCTTCGCCTATGCGATCATCGAGGGCCTGATGCTCGGCGCATGGAGCAAGATCTTCGAATCGCTTTACCCGGGTCTCGTATTGCAGGCCGTGATCGGCACCTTCATCGCGGCATTCGTCGTCTTGGGTGCCTACCAGTTCTTGGGCGCCAGAGTGCGCGGACGCATCGCCAAGATCGTGACCGTTTCGATCATCGCCTACGCGGTGATGTCGCTGATCAACCTGATGCTGATCTTCGCCGGGGTGAATCTCGGCTGGGCAGCGATCGGCGCCAGCGCCGGCCCGCTCTCCTGGATCTCGGCAGGGCTCGGCGTGGTGCTCGCCGCGGCCAGCCTGCTGATGGACTTCGACGCGATCGAGCAGGGTGTACGCACCGGCGCTCCTGATTCTGAGTCGTGGCGCGGCGCCTTCGGTCTGCTGGTCACCATGGTCTGGCTGTACACCACGCTGCTGCGGATCCTGAGCTTCTTCCGCAACTAG